CGCATGGGGGCGGACTCCTCGGGCGGGTGACCCTGTCGAGCATCAACCGTGAGATCGCCAACGCCAGGGCGATCGGCGCGCCCCACGATGGCGCGGCGGAATGACGGCGACCGCGTAGCGGCGATGCACTACCTCCTGGACCCCCGCAGCTACGACTTGACCGATACCGGCAGCCTCCCGAATCTGCTGGTCCAGCACCTGACCATCGTCGGCGTCAGCATGGCGATCTCCCTGATCATCGCCCTGCCCCTCGGCGTCTGGATCGCGCGGCGCCGGCGGCTCTACCTGCCCGTCATCACGGTCGCCGGTTTCCTCTACACGATCCCCGGACTCGCCCTGCTGGGCTTCCTGGTTCCCGTCACCGGCCTCGGGACGACCACGATCATCATTCCCCTGGTGCTCTACGCACAGTTGGTCCTGATTCGCAACACCGTCGCGGCCGTCAACAGCATCGACCCCGTCCTGCTCGATGTGGGGCGCGCCATGGGGATGAACCGCGGCCAGGTGTTCCGGCGAATCACGGCCCCGCTTGCGCTCCCGATCATCGTCGCGGGCATTCGCGTTGCGACCGTGACGACGATCGGCATTGCCTCGCTGGGCGCCCTGGTCGGAGCCGGAGGGCTGGGGGATCTCGTCTTCGCCAGCCTGCAGAACGTCAACTACGACGAGGTCGTGGGCGGCGGGATCGTGATCGGTGTCCTGGCCGTCCTGGCCGACCTGCTCCTCCTCGCCCTGCAGACCGCCCTCAACCGGGGGCGGGGGCCCATTTCGACGGCGTAGCGGACGACGATGCTGTCAGGGCTTCTCCAATTCGTGACGGCGCCCGCGAACCGCTATCTGGATCACAGCCTGAGCTACATCGACCTCTGCGCGTCCTCGATCGTGCTGGCGATCGCGATCGGGGTACCCCTCGGGGTCGCGGTGGCGCGGCGTCCGGTCCTGGCGTTCGCGGCCGTCAACCTCAGCGGCCTCATGCGGGCGGTGCCGGTGATCGTGTTTCTGACGCTGGCGCTGCCTTACCTTGGGATCGGCTTTACCCCGTCCCTGGTCGCGCTGTCGGTGCTCGGGATCCCGCCGATCCTCTTGAACACGTACACCGGGATCCGCGGCATCGACCCCGTCATCGTCGACGCGGCGAGAGGCATCGGCATGACGCAGAGCCAGATCGTCCGCCGGATCCAGGCCCCGCTCGTGCTGCCCGTCATCGCCGCCGGCGTCCGCACCTCGGCCGTTCAGATCGTGGCCACGGCCACGCTCGCGGCGATCATTGGCGCCGGGGGGTACGGCGAGTACATTCTGGCCGGGCTCTATCAGGTGGACGTGGTCCAGATCCTCGCCGGCGCCGTCCCCGTGGCTGCGCTGGCGCTCATGGTAGAATTGGGCCTTGGGTGGGTCCAGCGGTTGGTGACGCCCGCCGGGCTTCGCGCACAACCGCTGGGCGACGGAACGCGATGAAAGGAGGGATGGGGAACAGGCGAGGCCGTCACACAACTCACGAGTGAGGGGGAGAGCAATGCGGACACGGGAAGAGTTATCGTGGATCAAGTTTGTGTCCCTATGCGTGATCGGCGCCGCGGTCGTCCTGGCCGCCGGGAGCGCGGGGTCCGGCGCCAGCATGGCCGACAACAGCAAGATTCACCTCACGATCGGCGGCAAGACCGATACGGAAGCCCAGCTGCTCACGAAGATCTACACGCTGCTGCTGCGCCACGCCGGATTCAACGTCACCGAAAAGGCGCGGCTCGGCACCAACGCCATCGTGCACAGCGCGATTACCACCGGGCAGATCGACCTGTATCCGGAATTCACGGCCACCGGATTGGCCCACCTGAAGATGAAGACCACGCACGACGCGGAAAAGGATTATCAGCTCGTCAAGGAAGGCTACGAAAAGCAGTTCCACATCACCTGGCTCGACAAATCGCCGCTGAACGACACCTACGGCATCTGCACCACCAAGCAAAAGGCGAGTGAGCTGCACGTCACCAAGATTTCAGAGCTCGCCTCCTTGGCCCCCAAGATGACCGTGGCCTCCCCGCCCGACGGGACGAGCGACCCCAACGTGCTCCCGGGCCTCAAGCCCACCTATGGGTTTACGTTCGGTAAGATCACCGTGGTGCAGGTCGCCCTGGCCTTCGATGCGGTGA
This genomic interval from bacterium contains the following:
- a CDS encoding ABC transporter permease, producing the protein MARRNDGDRVAAMHYLLDPRSYDLTDTGSLPNLLVQHLTIVGVSMAISLIIALPLGVWIARRRRLYLPVITVAGFLYTIPGLALLGFLVPVTGLGTTTIIIPLVLYAQLVLIRNTVAAVNSIDPVLLDVGRAMGMNRGQVFRRITAPLALPIIVAGIRVATVTTIGIASLGALVGAGGLGDLVFASLQNVNYDEVVGGGIVIGVLAVLADLLLLALQTALNRGRGPISTA
- a CDS encoding ABC transporter permease, which encodes MLSGLLQFVTAPANRYLDHSLSYIDLCASSIVLAIAIGVPLGVAVARRPVLAFAAVNLSGLMRAVPVIVFLTLALPYLGIGFTPSLVALSVLGIPPILLNTYTGIRGIDPVIVDAARGIGMTQSQIVRRIQAPLVLPVIAAGVRTSAVQIVATATLAAIIGAGGYGEYILAGLYQVDVVQILAGAVPVAALALMVELGLGWVQRLVTPAGLRAQPLGDGTR
- a CDS encoding glycine betaine ABC transporter substrate-binding protein codes for the protein MRTREELSWIKFVSLCVIGAAVVLAAGSAGSGASMADNSKIHLTIGGKTDTEAQLLTKIYTLLLRHAGFNVTEKARLGTNAIVHSAITTGQIDLYPEFTATGLAHLKMKTTHDAEKDYQLVKEGYEKQFHITWLDKSPLNDTYGICTTKQKASELHVTKISELASLAPKMTVASPPDGTSDPNVLPGLKPTYGFTFGKITVVQVALAFDAVKEGKADFNVCYTTMALIPKFNFVLLEDDKNLFPIYLPAPIVRDATLAKAPDIATALNKVAPKLTTEVSQQLQLQVVNGKTVTEVATTWLKSQGLL